A DNA window from Ostrea edulis chromosome 5, xbOstEdul1.1, whole genome shotgun sequence contains the following coding sequences:
- the LOC125652268 gene encoding NADP-dependent oxidoreductase domain-containing protein 1-like, with protein MALMKRLQKSAVDITPIDITHNLESLQFESALDDAEKQLLVLRKRSHALTVTACAQATFVANILHEARQIKKQMKSPQKMTAKILQDKDARDPLKVGIIGCGRLGSQLAHCLLTYGRVNPKDLKVSTRRPETLEYLQNKGVDCFHDNIKLVSISQLVFICVLPSHIQVVAEEIKVHIPTHTIIYSFVAAHSLQKLKQILLTNNILKPDLSWNTESEQNSWDCSENVNTALENPVTVEKTCPFGNLMSERVILTSEKFGELIIFAILNMCTSLRLNKSDCLSILHMALFGGISEDKLQESDFIKKNQDAHGIFPRFDLVKISQINTSVQKRVSSSEQLRKAFINRYTMMFEEYLKRKALLGPDMDES; from the exons ATGGCGCTCATGAAAAGACTTCAAAAATCTGCCGTCGACATAACTCCAATCGATATAACACATAATTTAGAGAGTTTACAGTTTGAAAGTGCACTTGATGATGCCGAGAAACAGTTGCTTGTGTTAAGGAAAAGATCGCATGCCCTGACAGTTACTGCATGTGCACAAGCCACGTTTGTTGCGAACATCCTTCATGAAGCAAG GCAAATAAAGAAACAGATGAAAAGTCCCCAGAAGATGACAGCCAAGATATTGCAGGATAAGGATGCACGGGACCCATTAAAGGTGGGAATCATTGGCTGTGGTCGCCTTGGCAGCCAGTTGGCCCACTGCCTGTTGACATATGGCAGAGTGAATCCCAAAGACCTCAAAGTGTCGACAAGGAGACCAGAAACCCTAG AATACCTACAGAATAAAGGAGTTGACTGTTTTCATGACAATATTAAATTAGTTTCCATTTCCCAACTGGTGTTCATCTGTGTGTTACCGTCTCACATACAAGTCGTGGCAGAGGAAATCAAAGTCCACATTCCAACTCACACCATCATCTACAGCTTTGTGGCTGCTCACTCTCTCCAGAAACTCAAACAAATTTTACTGACTAATAACATTCTCAAACCCGACCTGTCATGGAATACAGAAAGTGAACAAAATTCTTGGGACTGTTCAGAAAATGTGAACACAGCATTAGAGAATCCAGTTACAGTAGAAAAGACCTGTCCTTTTGGAAATTTGATGTCtg AGAGAGTGATTTTGACCAGCGAGAAGTTTGGTGAACTGATAATCTTTGCCATCCTGAACATGTGCACTAGTCTCCGACTGAACAAGTCCGATTGCCTTTCTATTCTTCATATGGCTCTCTTTGGTGGAATTTCAGAGGACAAACTTCAAGAATcagattttattaaaaaaaatcaagatgCGCATGG tattttCCCACGCTTCGACTTGGTCAAGATATCTCAAATAAACACTTCAGTGCAGAAACGCGTGTCCTCTAGTGAACAGTTAAGGAAGGCATTCATTAATCGATACACCATGATGTTTGAAGAATACTTGAAAAGGAAAGCCTTGCTTGGACCTGACATGGATGAATCCTAa